The following are encoded together in the Pectobacterium wasabiae CFBP 3304 genome:
- a CDS encoding Gfo/Idh/MocA family protein gives MIRFAIVGTSWITRQFVDAAHETGQLKLAAIYSRTAEKAQPFQADYMVDTLFDSLEAMAKSDLIDAVYLASPNSLHCEQALLFLSHGKHVICEKPLASNRYEVEQMIACARENQVVLFEAFKTASLPNFSVIQQSLPKVGRLRKVVLNYCQYSSRYPRYLAGENPNTFNPAFSNGSIMDIGYYCLAFAVALWGEPCTTQASATLLESGVDAHGSITLNYGDFDVTIIHSKVSHSAIPSEIQGEDGSLVIEKVSECHNVKFIPREGKQLDLSQPQHINSMLYEAEVFAALVNNNDINHAELARSRTVAGLLTEIRRQTGVVFPADAATPGNAK, from the coding sequence ATGATTCGCTTCGCTATTGTAGGAACCAGTTGGATCACCCGTCAGTTTGTGGATGCCGCCCATGAAACCGGTCAGTTGAAGCTCGCCGCCATCTATTCACGGACGGCAGAAAAAGCGCAGCCGTTTCAAGCTGATTACATGGTGGATACGCTATTTGATTCACTGGAAGCGATGGCGAAATCCGACCTTATCGACGCCGTGTATCTGGCGAGTCCGAACTCACTGCACTGCGAACAGGCCCTGCTTTTCCTGAGCCACGGCAAACACGTCATCTGCGAAAAGCCGCTGGCTTCCAACCGCTATGAAGTCGAACAAATGATCGCCTGTGCCAGAGAAAATCAGGTCGTGCTCTTTGAAGCGTTCAAAACCGCCAGCCTACCCAACTTCAGCGTGATACAGCAGTCACTGCCGAAAGTCGGTAGATTGCGTAAAGTGGTGCTGAATTACTGCCAATATTCTTCACGCTACCCACGCTATCTGGCAGGCGAGAACCCGAACACATTCAATCCGGCGTTTTCCAACGGTTCCATCATGGATATCGGCTACTACTGTCTGGCCTTCGCCGTGGCGCTGTGGGGAGAACCGTGCACAACGCAAGCTAGCGCGACGTTGTTGGAAAGCGGCGTGGATGCGCATGGCAGCATTACTCTGAATTACGGCGATTTCGATGTGACCATCATTCATTCCAAAGTCAGTCACTCCGCCATTCCCAGTGAAATTCAGGGGGAAGACGGATCGCTGGTGATTGAAAAAGTCTCCGAATGCCATAACGTGAAATTCATCCCGCGTGAAGGCAAGCAGTTAGATCTCAGCCAGCCGCAGCATATCAACAGCATGCTGTACGAAGCAGAGGTCTTTGCCGCATTGGTGAACAACAACGATATTAACCATGCTGAACTGGCACGCTCACGCACCGTCGCTGGACTGCTGACAGAAATTCGCCGCCAAACCGGTGTCGTGTTTCCTGCCGATGCCGCTACGCCGGGGAATGCAAAGTAA
- the rlmG gene encoding 23S rRNA (guanine(1835)-N(2))-methyltransferase RlmG codes for MSQLELETCNLTLVRYPQVAENSALQAWDAADEYLLRELATMEIAPGPRLIFNDTFGALACGLQAQSPVSISDSYLSQLATRHNLELNGYDADAVTLLDSMAELPDAPALVVIKIPKTIALLEHQLRMLRKVVTPQTRIIAGAKARDIHTSTLQLFERVMGPTKTSLAWKKARLVHCEWAELKVSEQSLTTEWELDGYGYRIQNHANVYSRNGLDIGARFFMQHLPEQIDGKIIDLGCGNGVIGLAALKANPDATVGFFDESYMAVTSSQINVEVNCPQDVERCSFVVNNGLSRVRRDTLQAVLCNPPFHQQQAVTDEIAWQMFMDARRCLQVGGELRIVGNRHLDYFHKLKRLFGNCETIASNTKFAVLRAVKTNSSR; via the coding sequence ATGAGCCAACTCGAATTGGAAACGTGCAACCTGACGTTGGTGCGTTATCCTCAGGTCGCTGAAAACTCGGCGCTACAGGCGTGGGATGCCGCAGATGAATACCTGCTGCGTGAACTCGCCACCATGGAAATTGCGCCGGGCCCGCGCCTGATTTTCAATGATACGTTTGGTGCACTGGCCTGCGGTTTGCAAGCGCAATCGCCCGTCAGTATCAGCGACTCTTATCTCAGCCAACTGGCGACGCGGCATAATCTGGAACTGAACGGTTATGATGCCGATGCGGTAACGCTGCTGGATAGCATGGCGGAACTACCCGATGCGCCTGCGCTGGTGGTGATAAAAATCCCCAAAACGATCGCGCTGCTGGAACATCAGTTAAGAATGTTGCGTAAGGTCGTCACGCCGCAAACGCGCATCATTGCCGGGGCGAAAGCGCGGGATATTCATACTTCTACGCTGCAATTGTTTGAGCGCGTAATGGGGCCGACGAAAACCTCGCTGGCCTGGAAAAAGGCGCGTCTGGTTCACTGTGAGTGGGCAGAGCTAAAAGTCAGTGAGCAGTCACTTACTACTGAGTGGGAGCTGGATGGTTACGGCTATCGTATTCAAAACCATGCTAACGTGTATTCACGTAATGGGTTGGATATCGGCGCACGTTTCTTTATGCAGCATTTGCCGGAACAGATAGACGGGAAGATTATCGATCTCGGTTGCGGCAACGGTGTCATTGGGCTGGCCGCGCTGAAAGCCAACCCGGACGCCACCGTCGGCTTCTTTGATGAATCCTACATGGCGGTGACCTCGAGCCAGATTAACGTTGAGGTTAACTGCCCGCAGGATGTCGAGCGCTGTAGTTTCGTGGTGAACAACGGATTGTCCCGCGTTAGGCGCGATACGTTACAGGCCGTGCTGTGTAATCCACCATTTCACCAGCAGCAGGCAGTGACCGATGAAATCGCCTGGCAGATGTTCATGGATGCTCGTCGCTGCCTTCAGGTTGGCGGAGAACTACGCATTGTGGGCAATCGCCATCTGGATTATTTTCACAAACTGAAGCGCCTGTTCGGCAACTGTGAAACCATTGCCAGCAACACCAAGTTCGCTGTGCTGCGCGCGGTTAAAACGAATTCGTCCCGATAG
- a CDS encoding NADPH-dependent 2,4-dienoyl-CoA reductase, translating into MTAYPMLLAPLDLGFTTLKNRVIMGSMHTGLEEHPDGAERLAAFYRERALGGVGLIVTGGIAPNAEGAVAKGGATLHDEAQVAHHQILTQAVHDADGKIALQILHAGRYSYQPDPVAPSAIQAPINRFAPRAMSTSDIIQTIDDFARCAALAQRAGYDGVEIMGSEGYLINQFLVTHTNHRDDEWGGDFQRRCRFALEIVRAVRERTGPDFILIYRLSMLDLIEEGSSWQEIVQLAQAIEQAGATLINTGIGWHEARIPTIATLVPRGAFGWVTKKLMGKVRIPLITTNRINDPGVAEQLLTEGCADMISMARPFLADAELVAKAQSGRADEINTCIGCNQACLDQIFAGKVTSCLVNPRACHETELPIQLARVSKRFAVVGAGPAGIAFAVNAAARGHHVTLFEASSYIGGQFNIAKQIPGKAEFYETLRYYRRQLALRGVTLRLSTQATPTDLLGFDDVILASGIVPRIPAIAGIDHPSVLSYLDVLRDKKPVGKRVAIIGAGGIGFDTAHYLLTEKHLLSSHHHLNSPSSQPEHNDFYAEWGIDKQLQHRGGLLPHQSGELPHQRDITLLQRKAGKPGENLGKTTGWIHRTTLLRHGVTMLGGVEYHHIDDKGLHIIHDQQIRCLPVDNIIICAGQEPNRKLYDPLLAAGCHVHLIGGADVAQELDARRAIDQATRLALTL; encoded by the coding sequence ATGACTGCCTACCCCATGCTGCTTGCTCCACTCGATCTTGGCTTCACCACGTTAAAAAATCGCGTAATCATGGGTTCCATGCATACCGGTTTGGAAGAACACCCGGACGGCGCAGAAAGGCTGGCAGCATTTTACCGTGAGCGGGCGCTGGGCGGCGTGGGTTTGATTGTTACAGGCGGTATTGCGCCAAATGCCGAAGGAGCCGTCGCCAAAGGAGGAGCAACCCTACATGACGAGGCACAGGTGGCGCATCATCAGATACTCACGCAGGCGGTACACGACGCTGACGGAAAAATTGCGCTGCAAATTCTCCACGCCGGGCGCTACAGCTATCAGCCCGATCCGGTCGCGCCGTCCGCCATTCAAGCACCGATTAATCGCTTTGCGCCACGGGCGATGAGTACGTCAGATATTATACAAACCATCGACGACTTTGCTCGTTGCGCCGCGCTGGCACAGCGGGCAGGTTACGATGGAGTGGAAATCATGGGCTCGGAAGGCTATCTGATTAACCAGTTTTTGGTGACGCACACCAATCACCGCGACGATGAATGGGGCGGTGATTTTCAGCGCCGCTGCCGTTTTGCACTTGAGATTGTCCGCGCCGTGCGAGAGCGAACCGGGCCTGACTTCATCCTGATCTACCGCTTGTCCATGCTAGACCTGATAGAAGAAGGCTCAAGCTGGCAGGAAATCGTACAACTGGCGCAGGCAATTGAGCAGGCAGGGGCCACGCTCATCAACACCGGCATTGGCTGGCATGAAGCGCGCATTCCAACTATCGCCACGCTGGTGCCACGCGGCGCATTCGGCTGGGTAACGAAGAAGCTGATGGGGAAAGTCCGTATCCCGCTGATTACCACCAACCGCATCAACGATCCCGGCGTGGCGGAACAGCTACTGACCGAAGGCTGTGCCGACATGATATCGATGGCGCGCCCTTTTCTCGCCGATGCTGAACTGGTGGCAAAAGCGCAGTCAGGACGTGCCGATGAAATCAATACCTGTATCGGCTGCAATCAGGCCTGCCTCGATCAGATTTTCGCGGGCAAGGTCACCTCTTGTCTGGTCAACCCACGTGCCTGTCACGAAACCGAGCTGCCCATCCAGCTTGCGCGAGTCAGTAAACGCTTTGCGGTGGTGGGCGCAGGCCCAGCAGGCATAGCTTTTGCCGTCAACGCCGCCGCACGCGGCCATCACGTCACGCTGTTTGAAGCCTCTTCCTATATCGGCGGACAGTTCAATATTGCCAAACAGATCCCCGGTAAAGCAGAGTTTTATGAAACACTGCGCTACTACCGTCGTCAGTTAGCACTGCGCGGCGTCACGCTTCGCCTGAGCACGCAGGCAACGCCCACCGATTTGCTCGGTTTTGATGATGTGATTCTGGCCTCTGGCATTGTGCCGCGTATCCCCGCGATTGCAGGCATCGATCACCCAAGCGTGCTGAGCTATCTGGACGTACTGCGTGATAAAAAGCCAGTCGGCAAACGCGTGGCGATTATCGGCGCAGGCGGCATCGGTTTTGATACCGCGCACTATCTTTTGACTGAAAAGCACCTTCTCAGCAGCCATCATCACCTTAATTCCCCTTCTTCTCAGCCGGAACACAATGATTTTTATGCGGAATGGGGGATTGATAAACAGCTACAACACCGGGGCGGTCTGCTGCCTCATCAATCTGGCGAGCTTCCTCACCAGCGGGACATTACTTTATTACAGCGGAAGGCGGGAAAGCCCGGCGAAAATCTGGGGAAAACGACAGGCTGGATACACCGCACCACGCTGCTGCGCCACGGTGTGACGATGCTGGGTGGTGTGGAATATCACCATATTGATGATAAAGGGCTGCATATTATCCACGACCAGCAAATACGCTGTCTGCCGGTGGATAACATCATTATTTGTGCCGGTCAGGAACCCAACCGAAAACTGTATGACCCCTTACTGGCTGCCGGGTGTCATGTTCATCTGATTGGTGGTGCCGATGTGGCACAGGAATTAGACGCTCGCCGGGCAATCGATCAGGCCACCCGGCTGGCGTTAACGTTGTAG
- the spy gene encoding ATP-independent periplasmic protein-refolding chaperone Spy: MRKLTAMLVASSLALGAAGLAHANDAPKGPASEHKMMMKEGREHRGMMGPDAMFKELNLTEAQKQQIKDIMKDSREKMHKAMQDDRRDMHSLVASDTFDAAKAQAQLDKADAAHKARMLNGLETKNKIYNVLTPEQKKQYNDSFEKRLTQAQKPDGKPTPAE; this comes from the coding sequence ATGCGTAAACTCACTGCAATGCTGGTTGCTTCTTCTTTGGCATTGGGCGCGGCAGGCCTCGCGCATGCTAATGACGCACCGAAAGGGCCAGCATCAGAACACAAGATGATGATGAAAGAGGGCCGGGAACACCGTGGCATGATGGGGCCGGATGCGATGTTTAAGGAGCTGAATTTGACGGAAGCGCAGAAGCAGCAAATTAAAGACATCATGAAAGATTCACGCGAGAAAATGCACAAAGCCATGCAGGACGATCGTCGTGATATGCATAGCCTGGTCGCATCAGACACTTTTGATGCCGCAAAAGCGCAGGCGCAATTGGATAAAGCTGACGCCGCACACAAGGCCAGAATGCTTAATGGGCTGGAAACCAAAAACAAAATTTACAACGTTCTGACGCCAGAACAGAAGAAGCAGTATAACGACAGCTTTGAAAAGCGGCTGACTCAAGCGCAAAAGCCGGATGGCAAGCCAACGCCCGCGGAATAA